Proteins from a single region of Acidovorax sp. NCPPB 3576:
- a CDS encoding MFS transporter — translation MSSIQNAHAEPGGPATGVPAPLLLLLATAAGLSVASLYYSQPMLGVLGADIHAGDRAVGLVPTLTQLGYALGILLLAPLGDRYDRRRIILAKAAVLALALLMSGFAPGIGWLLVASLAVGLSATLAQDVVPAAATLAPVAHRGKVVGTVMTGLLLGILLSRVVSGFVAEHFGWRAVYVAAAGAIALVGVAAWRGLPKFEPTTTLPYRALIGSMVALWRRHGALRRAAWAQGLLSLGFSAFWSTLAVMLHGSFHLGSAAAGAFGLAGAAGALAAPLAGRIADRSGPERVTRLGAGLAVVSFAAMGLAHWLPPQAQLGLIVASAIGFDFGVQATLVAHQTIVYGIEPAARSRLNALLFTGMFVGMSAGAALGSLALAQWGWLGVVALATAASAAALAVRCLPGRGAATAAAI, via the coding sequence ATGTCTTCCATTCAAAACGCGCATGCAGAACCCGGTGGCCCCGCCACGGGCGTGCCGGCCCCGCTGTTGCTGCTGCTGGCCACGGCTGCGGGCTTGAGCGTGGCCTCGCTCTACTACAGCCAGCCCATGCTGGGCGTGCTGGGCGCGGACATCCATGCCGGCGACCGGGCGGTGGGCCTGGTGCCCACGCTCACGCAACTGGGCTATGCGCTGGGCATCCTGCTGCTGGCCCCGCTGGGCGACCGCTACGACCGCCGCCGCATCATCCTGGCCAAGGCGGCCGTGCTGGCCCTGGCCTTGCTGATGAGCGGCTTTGCGCCGGGCATCGGCTGGCTGCTGGTGGCGAGTTTGGCGGTGGGCCTGTCCGCCACGCTGGCGCAGGACGTGGTGCCGGCCGCGGCCACGCTGGCGCCGGTGGCCCACCGCGGCAAGGTGGTCGGCACGGTGATGACTGGATTGCTGCTGGGCATCTTGCTGTCGCGCGTGGTGAGCGGTTTCGTGGCCGAGCATTTCGGCTGGCGCGCGGTGTACGTGGCGGCAGCGGGCGCCATTGCGCTGGTGGGCGTGGCCGCATGGCGCGGCCTGCCGAAGTTCGAGCCCACGACCACGCTGCCCTACCGCGCGCTGATCGGCTCGATGGTGGCCCTGTGGCGCCGCCATGGGGCGCTGCGCCGCGCGGCCTGGGCGCAGGGGCTGCTGTCGCTGGGGTTCAGCGCGTTCTGGTCCACGCTGGCGGTGATGCTGCACGGCTCTTTCCATCTGGGCAGCGCGGCCGCCGGCGCCTTCGGACTGGCGGGTGCTGCGGGCGCCCTGGCCGCACCGCTGGCCGGCCGCATCGCCGACCGCAGCGGCCCGGAGCGGGTGACGCGTCTCGGCGCCGGCCTGGCCGTGGTCTCCTTTGCCGCCATGGGCCTGGCCCACTGGCTGCCGCCGCAAGCCCAGCTGGGGCTGATCGTGGCGAGCGCCATCGGGTTCGACTTCGGGGTGCAGGCGACGTTGGTGGCGCACCAGACCATCGTGTACGGCATCGAGCCCGCCGCCCGCAGCCGCCTGAATGCGCTGCTGTTCACCGGCATGTTCGTGGGCATGTCGGCCGGTGCGGCGCTGGGCAGCCTGGCGCTGGCGCAATGGGGCTGGCTGGGGGTGGTGGCGCTGGCCACCGCCGCCTCGGCCGCGGCCCTGGCCGTGCGGTGCCTGCCGGGCCGCGGGGCCGCCACCGCTGCGGCGATCTGA
- a CDS encoding LysR family transcriptional regulator encodes MKQAAATPAAAASLAGVDRIELMQTFVRIVEAGNLSAAAQQLGTSQPTVSRRLQALERSLGLKLLQRSTHVMKLTEDGERCFAHAKALLDDWRAMEADLRGAHDAPRGTLRVLVPHAFGQEQLIAPLVKYLREYPEVSVEWLLHDRRPDFIAEGIDCAIQVGAVDDPSVVAIHLAEVPRIVVAAPDLLPGGTVPEHASALRDLPWVALRTYYQREVSLTRVPDGVVERFAIHPRMGTDSLYALRSAALAGLGAAVASAWAVEADLRQGRLRHLAPAWQAAPLPVYLVYPHARFYPARLRRFLDAMRAALPTLAGMRAPGGDGWALSGRLA; translated from the coding sequence ATGAAGCAAGCCGCAGCCACACCCGCCGCCGCCGCCTCCCTTGCCGGGGTGGACCGCATCGAACTGATGCAGACCTTCGTGCGCATCGTCGAGGCCGGCAACCTGTCGGCCGCCGCGCAGCAGCTGGGCACCAGCCAGCCCACGGTGAGCCGGCGGCTGCAGGCGCTGGAGCGGTCGCTGGGGCTCAAGCTGCTGCAGCGCTCCACCCATGTCATGAAGCTCACCGAAGACGGCGAGCGCTGCTTCGCCCACGCCAAGGCACTGCTGGACGACTGGCGCGCGATGGAGGCCGACCTGCGCGGCGCGCACGACGCCCCGCGCGGCACCCTGCGCGTGCTGGTGCCGCACGCCTTCGGGCAGGAGCAGCTCATCGCGCCGCTGGTGAAATACCTGCGGGAGTATCCCGAGGTGTCGGTCGAATGGCTGCTGCACGACCGCCGGCCCGACTTCATCGCCGAGGGCATCGACTGCGCGATCCAGGTGGGTGCGGTGGACGACCCCTCCGTGGTCGCCATCCACCTGGCCGAAGTACCGCGCATCGTCGTCGCGGCGCCGGATTTGCTGCCCGGCGGCACGGTGCCCGAACACGCGAGCGCGCTGCGCGATCTGCCCTGGGTGGCCCTGCGCACCTACTACCAGCGCGAGGTGTCCCTCACCCGCGTGCCGGACGGCGTGGTGGAGCGATTCGCCATCCACCCGCGCATGGGCACCGACAGCCTCTATGCCCTGCGCAGCGCGGCGCTGGCGGGCCTGGGCGCGGCGGTCGCCTCCGCCTGGGCGGTGGAGGCCGACTTGCGCCAGGGCCGCCTGCGGCACCTGGCGCCCGCGTGGCAGGCGGCGCCGCTGCCGGTGTACCTGGTCTATCCGCATGCGCGGTTCTATCCGGCGCGGCTGCGGCGGTTTCTGGATGCGATGCGGGCTGCGCTGCCGACCTTGGCCGGCATGAGGGCGCCAGGTGGGGATGGTTGGGCCCTGAGCGGCCGTTTAGCCTAG
- a CDS encoding restriction endonuclease, producing MAIPDFQSLMLPVLRESAAGEVRISDVVGLLGAKLALTEAELSELLPSGKQTTFANRVNWAKSYLGKAGLIKLTKRAYFEISDRGRAVLANPPQTINIKFLESFPEFKAFREAASVSPITPQSEPTNFKELAPDEVIRSASDELQQSLSAELLAKILTSPPDFFERLVVQLLIAMGYGGSAIEAGKALGKSGDGGVDGVIDQDALGLDRIYVQAKRYTDNKVSSGEIRDFFGSLDRFKANKGLFVTTSTFSPAAKETADMLSKRIVLIDGLLLTRLMIRFDIGCRVEEVIYIKKLDEDFFD from the coding sequence ATGGCGATTCCAGACTTTCAGTCATTGATGCTTCCAGTGCTCAGGGAGTCTGCTGCCGGTGAGGTGCGTATCTCTGATGTCGTCGGCCTGCTGGGAGCCAAGCTCGCTTTGACTGAGGCTGAGCTATCAGAGCTTCTACCTTCGGGCAAGCAGACTACGTTCGCTAACCGCGTGAACTGGGCCAAGAGCTATCTGGGAAAGGCGGGGCTGATCAAACTCACGAAGCGCGCGTACTTCGAGATTAGTGATCGGGGCCGGGCTGTGCTGGCCAACCCTCCACAGACGATCAATATCAAATTTCTCGAGTCCTTTCCCGAGTTCAAGGCATTCCGAGAAGCGGCGTCTGTGAGCCCGATCACGCCGCAATCGGAACCAACAAACTTTAAGGAATTGGCGCCCGATGAGGTGATCCGGTCTGCAAGTGACGAGCTTCAGCAATCACTTAGTGCCGAGCTTCTCGCGAAGATTCTCACCTCACCTCCAGATTTTTTTGAGCGCCTAGTTGTGCAACTCCTAATCGCCATGGGCTACGGTGGGTCAGCGATTGAAGCCGGGAAGGCCCTTGGCAAGAGCGGAGACGGTGGTGTTGACGGCGTTATAGATCAGGATGCATTGGGCCTGGATCGGATATACGTGCAGGCAAAGCGTTACACAGACAACAAAGTCTCGTCAGGTGAGATTCGGGACTTCTTCGGATCGCTAGATAGGTTCAAAGCAAACAAGGGCCTGTTCGTCACGACGTCGACCTTTTCGCCGGCAGCGAAAGAAACGGCCGACATGCTGAGCAAGCGCATCGTACTGATCGACGGCCTCCTTCTCACGCGACTGATGATCCGCTTCGATATTGGTTGTCGGGTTGAAGAGGTGATCTATATCAAAAAGCTCGATGAGGACTTCTTCGACTGA
- a CDS encoding LLM class flavin-dependent oxidoreductase produces MGVQFIGMIQPHEVSETIARKGPAVDPAYVRAFAQAHEHAGFDRILVPASGTGPDTLLTVAYAASVTQKIAFLLAHRPGFVAPTLAARQLATLDHYTGGRVAVHYISGGSDADQQRDGDFLSHDERYARTDEYLTLLRRVWTEDRPFDHHGTYYQVKGATSEVKPLQAPYVPIYFGGASAPALKVAGRHADVYALWGESLAQAGDLVRQVRAEAAQHGRHIEFSISFRPILGRTEEEAWARADQILEATRRLGVPQGYARGTGPQQSEGAQRLLADAAKGDRVDERLWTAIARETGGRSNSTSLVGTPEQVADALLKYYDLGITTFLIRGFDPLVDAIEYGRELLPLVRAKVAERDRVNANRAALKVA; encoded by the coding sequence ATGGGTGTTCAGTTCATCGGCATGATCCAGCCGCACGAAGTGTCGGAAACCATCGCCCGCAAGGGCCCGGCCGTGGACCCGGCCTATGTGCGGGCCTTTGCCCAGGCGCATGAGCACGCGGGCTTCGACCGCATCCTGGTGCCTGCCAGCGGCACCGGCCCCGACACGCTGCTGACGGTGGCCTACGCTGCCTCAGTCACGCAGAAAATCGCTTTCCTGCTGGCGCACCGCCCCGGCTTCGTGGCGCCGACCCTGGCCGCGCGCCAACTGGCCACGCTGGACCACTACACCGGCGGCCGCGTGGCGGTGCACTACATCTCGGGCGGCTCCGATGCCGACCAGCAGCGCGATGGCGATTTCTTGAGCCACGACGAGCGCTATGCCCGCACCGACGAATACCTCACGCTGCTGCGGCGCGTGTGGACCGAAGACCGCCCCTTCGACCACCATGGCACCTACTACCAGGTGAAAGGCGCCACGTCCGAGGTCAAGCCCCTGCAGGCGCCTTACGTGCCCATCTATTTCGGCGGCGCATCCGCCCCCGCACTGAAGGTGGCCGGCAGGCATGCCGACGTGTATGCGCTGTGGGGCGAGTCGCTGGCCCAGGCCGGCGACCTGGTGCGCCAGGTGCGTGCCGAGGCCGCGCAGCATGGCCGGCACATCGAGTTCAGCATCTCGTTCCGCCCCATCCTGGGCCGCACCGAGGAAGAAGCCTGGGCCCGCGCCGACCAGATCCTGGAAGCCACCCGCCGCCTGGGCGTGCCCCAGGGCTATGCACGCGGCACCGGCCCGCAGCAGAGCGAGGGCGCGCAGCGCCTGCTGGCCGATGCAGCCAAGGGCGACCGCGTGGACGAGCGGCTGTGGACGGCCATCGCACGCGAGACCGGCGGGCGGTCCAACTCGACCTCGCTCGTGGGCACGCCCGAGCAGGTGGCCGACGCGCTGCTCAAGTACTACGACTTAGGGATCACCACGTTCCTGATCCGCGGCTTCGACCCGCTGGTGGACGCCATCGAGTACGGCAGGGAACTGCTGCCGCTGGTGCGTGCCAAGGTGGCCGAGCGGGATCGGGTGAATGCCAACCGGGCGGCGTTGAAGGTGGCGTGA
- a CDS encoding cysteine dioxygenase, whose product MPPSSSSPTPSLNALPNTARLRHFVQQIAALLEHRPAEADILTRGGALLADLVAHDDWLPPDFARPDAERYQQYLLHADALGRFSVVSFVWGPGQSTPIHDHTVWGLVGMLRGAELSQAYGQDADGQWQPRGAPHRLQPGDTEAVSPTIGDVHRVSNALADETSISIHVYGANIGAVRRSVYREDGSVRPFVSGYSNDTLPNLWNQPLASPASHTASTSVAPTAFAAP is encoded by the coding sequence ATGCCACCTTCTTCCTCTTCGCCCACCCCTTCCCTGAACGCCCTGCCGAACACCGCCCGCCTGCGCCACTTCGTGCAGCAGATCGCCGCCCTGCTGGAGCACCGGCCGGCAGAGGCCGACATCCTGACGCGCGGGGGCGCGCTGCTGGCCGACCTGGTCGCACACGACGACTGGCTGCCGCCGGACTTCGCCCGGCCCGATGCCGAGCGCTACCAGCAATACCTGCTGCACGCCGATGCGCTGGGGCGCTTTTCGGTGGTGAGCTTCGTCTGGGGGCCGGGCCAGTCCACGCCGATCCATGACCACACGGTGTGGGGCCTGGTCGGCATGCTGCGCGGCGCAGAGCTGTCTCAAGCCTACGGGCAGGACGCCGATGGGCAGTGGCAGCCCCGCGGTGCGCCCCATCGGCTGCAGCCGGGCGACACCGAAGCCGTGTCGCCCACCATCGGCGATGTGCACCGCGTGAGCAACGCCCTGGCCGATGAGACATCGATCAGCATCCATGTGTACGGCGCCAACATCGGGGCCGTGCGGCGATCGGTGTACCGGGAAGACGGTTCGGTGCGCCCCTTCGTCTCGGGCTACAGCAACGACACGTTGCCCAACCTCTGGAACCAGCCGCTCGCCAGCCCGGCCTCCCACACCGCGTCCACTTCCGTGGCCCCCACTGCCTTTGCCGCCCCATGA